A genomic segment from Haloarcula limicola encodes:
- a CDS encoding MATE family efflux transporter → MSLFKGQDELDLTEGGIVKPLLFLSLPIVVTNLMQTAYNLADTFWLGQYSTEALAAVSFAFPMVFLLISLGMGLSVAGSVLVAQHTGADETEEAEYAASQTVTFAFLASALLGGLGYLVVRPFLSFLGASPDVLPGATAYMEVVALGLPFMFGFFVFISLMRGAGDTLTPMFVMFGTVVVNVVLDPFLINGWTLLENAPVVGTVAFPEMGIQGAAIATVFSRSLAMVVGVAIMLSGSRGIQIHLRDMAPDTQYLRRILEIGIPASVEGTGRALSINALLLVVGLFSTSVVAAFGIGTRVFSVVFLPAIAVARGVETMTGQNIGAGKYDRAATANYVAAKFLFAVLGAAGVLVFLVPEPIVAAFTNDAAVLAHGTTFLRYVALSFGFIGIMRAFSGGFRGAGKTLYAAAISVLTLAVIRLPIAWVASRGVVPTDLWFLSRPDPRGIWFAFFVSNVVGALVAWAWFSRETWRGGDVRDAPGPSGFDAEDGETAASGD, encoded by the coding sequence GTGAGCCTCTTCAAGGGGCAGGACGAGTTAGACCTGACCGAGGGCGGCATCGTCAAGCCGCTCCTGTTCCTGTCGCTGCCCATCGTCGTGACGAACCTGATGCAGACGGCGTACAACCTCGCGGACACGTTCTGGCTCGGCCAGTACTCGACCGAGGCGCTCGCGGCCGTCTCCTTCGCCTTCCCGATGGTGTTCCTGCTCATCTCGCTGGGGATGGGCCTGTCGGTGGCCGGCAGCGTCCTCGTCGCCCAGCACACCGGTGCGGACGAGACCGAGGAGGCGGAGTACGCCGCCTCGCAGACGGTGACGTTCGCCTTTCTCGCCTCGGCGCTGTTGGGTGGGCTCGGCTACCTCGTCGTCAGACCGTTCCTCTCGTTCCTCGGTGCGTCGCCGGACGTGCTTCCGGGTGCGACGGCCTACATGGAGGTCGTCGCGCTGGGGCTTCCGTTCATGTTCGGCTTCTTCGTGTTCATCTCGCTGATGCGCGGCGCGGGCGACACGCTGACCCCCATGTTCGTCATGTTCGGGACCGTCGTGGTCAACGTCGTCCTCGACCCGTTCCTCATCAACGGCTGGACGCTCCTCGAGAACGCTCCGGTGGTCGGCACCGTCGCCTTCCCCGAGATGGGCATCCAGGGGGCGGCCATCGCCACCGTCTTCTCGCGCAGTCTGGCGATGGTCGTCGGCGTCGCCATCATGCTCTCGGGGAGTCGCGGGATTCAGATCCATCTCCGAGATATGGCGCCCGACACGCAGTACCTGCGGCGGATCCTGGAGATCGGTATCCCGGCGAGCGTCGAGGGGACCGGCCGCGCGCTCTCGATCAACGCCCTGTTGCTCGTCGTGGGGCTGTTCTCCACCTCCGTCGTCGCCGCGTTCGGTATCGGCACCCGCGTCTTCTCTGTCGTCTTCCTGCCCGCCATCGCCGTCGCCCGCGGGGTGGAGACGATGACCGGTCAGAACATCGGCGCCGGGAAGTACGACCGTGCGGCGACGGCGAACTACGTCGCCGCGAAGTTCCTGTTCGCCGTCCTCGGCGCGGCCGGCGTCCTCGTCTTCCTCGTCCCCGAACCCATCGTCGCCGCGTTCACTAACGACGCCGCCGTCCTGGCCCACGGGACGACCTTCCTCCGCTACGTCGCGCTCTCCTTCGGCTTCATCGGCATCATGCGCGCGTTCTCCGGCGGCTTCCGCGGTGCGGGCAAGACGCTGTACGCGGCGGCTATTTCCGTGCTCACGCTCGCCGTCATACGGCTCCCGATCGCGTGGGTCGCCTCCCGCGGCGTGGTACCGACGGACCTCTGGTTCCTCTCCCGGCCCGACCCGCGCGGCATCTGGTTCGCGTTCTTCGTCTCGAACGTCGTCGGCGCGCTCGTCGCGTGGGCGTGGTTCAGCCGCGAGACGTGGCGCGGCGGGGACGTACGTGACGCGCCGGGCCCCAGCGGCTTCGACGCGGAAGACGGCGAGACCGCGGCTTCCGGCGACTGA
- a CDS encoding TetR/AcrR family transcriptional regulator, producing METDTRNEIMRATRRALCTHGYAELTIQRIADESSLSTAAIHYHFDTKEGLLRAFLGETLDGFEGKLAARASDPRERLETFLNVVFSPPQDDDGEFAVALMELKAQAPFHEAYRDRLVEMDELMRGVVADAVRDGIESDHFRDADPETVARLVVTAINATHARQVALGEDPEETRRLIEADLRERLGWSPEVAA from the coding sequence ATGGAAACGGACACGCGAAACGAGATCATGCGGGCGACCCGCCGCGCCCTCTGTACGCACGGCTACGCCGAGCTGACGATTCAGCGGATAGCGGACGAATCCTCGCTCTCGACGGCCGCGATTCACTATCACTTCGATACGAAGGAAGGGCTGTTGCGGGCGTTTCTGGGCGAGACGTTGGACGGGTTCGAGGGGAAGTTGGCCGCTCGCGCGAGCGACCCGCGCGAGCGCCTCGAGACGTTCCTGAACGTCGTCTTCTCACCGCCGCAGGACGACGACGGCGAGTTCGCCGTCGCGCTCATGGAACTCAAGGCACAGGCCCCCTTCCACGAGGCGTACCGCGACCGTCTCGTCGAGATGGACGAACTGATGCGCGGCGTCGTCGCCGACGCCGTCCGCGACGGTATCGAGAGCGATCACTTCCGCGATGCCGACCCGGAGACGGTCGCGCGGCTCGTCGTCACCGCCATCAACGCCACGCACGCGCGGCAGGTCGCGCTGGGCGAAGACCCCGAGGAGACCCGCCGGCTCATCGAAGCCGACCTGCGGGAGCGACTCGGGTGGTCGCCGGAGGTGGCGGCGTGA
- a CDS encoding MarR family transcriptional regulator yields the protein MTEGTDESEEFGVLRSKRNATRYQILVEIAERQPAVSQQEIADAIGVTSQAVSDYLQDLSAQGYVTKHGRGRYEVTKEGVNWLISQTDELRRFVEHVSEDVIGQVEIETVVAATDIAEGDLVSLTMRDGVLRAVPGDSGSATAVAVTDASAGTDLGVTDVTGVVEYERGAVTVVSIPMVQNGGSSVVDSRRIEELAGEYAAVATAGVEAVVAAQTAGVEADIRFGSAAAVREAATKGVDVLLLAAADQVAAHADSLNQHNINYEVIDAAET from the coding sequence ATGACCGAGGGAACGGACGAGTCCGAGGAGTTCGGAGTACTCCGGAGCAAGCGCAACGCCACGCGATACCAGATCCTGGTGGAGATCGCCGAGCGACAGCCCGCCGTGAGTCAGCAGGAGATCGCGGACGCCATCGGCGTCACCTCACAGGCGGTGAGCGACTATCTCCAGGACCTCAGCGCGCAGGGATACGTCACCAAACACGGTCGGGGGCGATACGAAGTCACCAAAGAGGGCGTCAACTGGCTGATCTCACAGACCGACGAGCTCCGACGCTTCGTCGAACACGTCTCCGAGGACGTCATCGGACAGGTGGAGATAGAGACCGTCGTCGCCGCGACGGACATCGCCGAAGGGGACCTGGTCTCCCTGACGATGCGGGACGGGGTACTCCGGGCGGTTCCGGGGGACTCGGGAAGTGCAACTGCAGTTGCGGTGACGGACGCGTCCGCCGGGACGGACCTCGGAGTCACGGACGTCACGGGCGTCGTCGAATACGAGCGCGGCGCGGTGACGGTCGTCTCGATACCGATGGTGCAAAACGGGGGGAGTTCGGTGGTCGATTCCCGGCGAATCGAGGAGTTAGCCGGGGAGTACGCGGCGGTCGCGACAGCGGGCGTCGAAGCCGTCGTTGCCGCACAAACGGCGGGGGTCGAAGCGGACATCCGATTCGGAAGCGCCGCGGCAGTGCGAGAAGCCGCTACCAAGGGAGTCGACGTCCTCCTGCTGGCTGCGGCCGACCAGGTAGCCGCCCACGCGGACAGCCTGAACCAGCACAACATCAACTACGAAGTCATCGACGCCGCCGAGACGTAG
- the cbiT gene encoding precorrin-6Y C5,15-methyltransferase (decarboxylating) subunit CbiT, translated as MADVSLPHDAKAGPTKSEVRAVLLGKLALGPTDHFVEVGSCTGAVTVEAARRVSRVTALERKAERLQVTERNLEANDTDADVTLREAEAPDGLPDDADALFLGGSRNYEGVLDHAVETGVNRVVMNVSRLEVAGEATTAFRERDLLDEVVQFQVSHGYELAGATSFDSQNPVYMLVGSTARATDGGSR; from the coding sequence ATGGCAGACGTCTCGCTCCCACACGACGCGAAGGCCGGCCCGACGAAGTCGGAAGTCAGGGCGGTCCTCCTCGGCAAACTCGCCCTCGGACCGACCGACCACTTCGTCGAGGTCGGTTCCTGTACGGGTGCCGTCACCGTCGAGGCGGCGCGCCGGGTCAGCCGAGTCACCGCGCTCGAACGCAAGGCCGAACGACTGCAGGTCACCGAGAGAAACCTGGAAGCGAACGACACCGACGCGGACGTGACCCTCCGCGAGGCGGAAGCGCCGGACGGGCTACCCGACGACGCCGACGCCCTGTTTCTCGGCGGCAGTCGGAACTACGAGGGCGTTCTGGACCACGCGGTCGAGACCGGCGTGAACCGGGTCGTGATGAACGTCTCCCGCCTCGAAGTCGCCGGCGAGGCGACGACGGCGTTCCGCGAACGGGACCTGCTCGACGAGGTCGTCCAGTTCCAGGTGAGCCACGGGTACGAACTCGCCGGGGCCACGAGCTTCGACTCGCAGAACCCGGTGTACATGCTGGTCGGGTCCACCGCGCGCGCGACGGACGGGGGGAGTCGATGA
- a CDS encoding cobalt-factor II C(20)-methyltransferase, which translates to MTLYGVGLGPGQSDLMTVRGRRVLEDADVVYSPGRLSRSVATEHVPEARIGDLDFPMTRDAEKLRSAWKAAAAEIAPTARDGTAAFVTLGDPNVYSTFGHLRRTMAAFHPDVELEVVPGVSAVTAFATALGVEITAGSSLALREADGGISPTGPDRMVLFKVTDAPATHEGLVEAGYDVVYGRRLFMEQGETLVTDDPTGIDERDYYTLAYAERPEARVEQATDAFLESADENGVVSDGGETTGPRRASTGRRPDGGESDIARQERSESALCGDEVRR; encoded by the coding sequence ATGACGCTGTACGGCGTCGGTCTCGGCCCGGGTCAGTCGGACCTGATGACGGTTCGCGGACGGCGAGTCCTGGAAGACGCGGACGTGGTCTACTCCCCCGGACGGCTCTCGCGGTCGGTCGCCACCGAGCACGTCCCCGAAGCCCGCATCGGCGACCTCGATTTTCCGATGACGCGCGACGCCGAGAAGCTCCGGTCAGCGTGGAAAGCGGCGGCGGCGGAGATAGCGCCGACCGCCCGCGACGGCACCGCTGCGTTCGTCACGCTCGGCGACCCGAACGTCTACTCGACGTTCGGCCACCTCCGGCGGACGATGGCGGCGTTCCATCCCGACGTCGAACTCGAAGTCGTCCCCGGCGTCAGCGCCGTGACGGCCTTCGCGACCGCGCTGGGCGTCGAGATCACCGCCGGGTCGAGTCTCGCGCTGCGGGAGGCCGACGGCGGTATCTCGCCGACCGGTCCCGACCGGATGGTGCTATTCAAGGTGACCGACGCGCCGGCGACCCACGAGGGGCTGGTCGAGGCCGGCTACGACGTCGTCTACGGCCGCCGCCTGTTCATGGAGCAGGGCGAGACGCTCGTCACCGACGACCCGACCGGGATCGACGAGCGGGATTACTACACGCTGGCGTACGCGGAGCGGCCCGAAGCCCGCGTCGAACAGGCCACCGACGCCTTCCTCGAATCGGCCGACGAGAACGGCGTCGTCTCCGACGGGGGCGAGACGACGGGACCGAGGCGGGCCTCGACGGGACGGCGTCCCGACGGGGGCGAATCGGATATCGCCCGACAGGAGCGCTCCGAGAGCGCGCTTTGCGGCGACGAGGTGCGGCGATGA
- a CDS encoding cobalt-precorrin-4/precorrin-4 C(11)-methyltransferase, protein MSGDAETDPQTAIDAVTNDQDERVYEHSAGDEREGIPFVGAGPGDPRLLTVAGRELLADADLVVHAGSLVNSELLAEYCVDAETVSSIGKDLEELIPLMRDAYERGETVVRLHSGDPAIYGAALEQMDALEHEGVPTYIVPGVTSAFAASATLRTQLTLNEVANHVAFTRPQGKTLDEDEDHISEFVGMGDVTTCIYLGTHAVSETMDRLLDDGHDPETPVAAVYHASWPDEDVVEGTIETIGEKLEAAGYRASAMVVIGDAVGGEEYERSFLYGEWANRSSDESADSTGEADD, encoded by the coding sequence ATGAGCGGCGACGCCGAGACGGACCCGCAGACGGCCATCGACGCCGTGACGAACGACCAGGACGAACGGGTGTACGAACACAGCGCCGGCGACGAACGGGAGGGCATCCCCTTCGTCGGCGCTGGACCGGGCGACCCGCGCCTGCTGACCGTCGCCGGTCGGGAACTGCTCGCCGACGCCGACCTCGTCGTCCACGCCGGGTCGCTGGTCAACAGCGAACTGCTGGCGGAGTACTGCGTGGACGCCGAGACGGTCTCCTCCATCGGCAAGGACCTCGAAGAACTGATCCCGCTGATGCGGGACGCTTACGAGCGCGGCGAGACGGTCGTCCGCCTGCACAGCGGCGACCCGGCCATCTACGGCGCGGCGCTCGAACAGATGGACGCGCTGGAACACGAGGGCGTCCCCACCTACATCGTCCCCGGCGTCACCTCGGCGTTCGCCGCCAGCGCCACTCTCAGAACCCAACTGACGCTGAACGAGGTCGCCAACCACGTCGCCTTCACCCGTCCGCAGGGGAAGACGCTGGACGAAGACGAGGACCACATCTCGGAGTTCGTCGGGATGGGCGACGTGACGACGTGCATCTATCTCGGGACTCACGCCGTGAGCGAGACGATGGACCGCCTGCTGGACGATGGTCACGACCCCGAGACGCCCGTGGCCGCGGTGTATCACGCCTCGTGGCCCGACGAGGACGTCGTCGAGGGGACGATCGAGACCATCGGTGAGAAACTGGAAGCGGCCGGCTATCGCGCCTCGGCGATGGTCGTCATCGGCGACGCGGTCGGCGGCGAGGAGTACGAGCGCTCGTTCCTCTACGGCGAGTGGGCGAACCGCTCCTCGGACGAGTCCGCTGATTCGACGGGGGAGGCCGACGACTAG
- the cbiG gene encoding cobalt-precorrin 5A hydrolase — translation MSTDNDTDSGSNSCKAPDSDGEVADDIAIVAFERKMDTAEEIVDGIGDRYESVEILAYHGDVFEEHWGEYDCFVGLMASGIAMRKTAHLLDDKWDDPAICVVDEELTWAIPITGGHHGANQVADDLARMGAVPAMTTASEAAGKRGVEKQAKALDAHVVNGDSTVATNLAVLDDELGPVERLDGPRAVLVDDDVSVLKRNGDDGVVLGCGSVAGTDVEQFHAAWDSALDAADCDREDVEFVATGTRKADEAGMLEAAEEWGLGVVAFEKETLTEFEGPSPSRSKELIGWPGVAESSAIAGGREHELLAEKARYDEAVTVAVGR, via the coding sequence ATGAGCACGGACAACGACACAGACTCCGGTTCGAACAGTTGCAAAGCGCCCGACTCGGACGGCGAGGTGGCCGATGACATCGCCATCGTCGCCTTCGAGCGGAAGATGGACACCGCAGAGGAGATCGTCGACGGCATCGGCGACCGCTACGAGTCGGTCGAGATCCTGGCGTACCACGGCGACGTCTTCGAGGAGCACTGGGGCGAGTACGACTGTTTCGTGGGGTTGATGGCCAGCGGCATCGCCATGCGCAAGACCGCCCATCTGCTCGACGACAAGTGGGACGACCCCGCCATCTGCGTCGTCGACGAGGAGCTGACGTGGGCGATCCCCATCACCGGCGGCCACCACGGCGCGAATCAGGTCGCCGACGACCTGGCGAGGATGGGCGCGGTGCCGGCGATGACCACCGCCAGCGAGGCGGCCGGCAAGCGGGGCGTCGAGAAGCAGGCGAAGGCGCTCGACGCCCACGTCGTCAACGGGGACTCGACGGTCGCCACGAACCTCGCGGTGCTCGACGACGAACTCGGCCCCGTGGAGCGACTCGACGGGCCGAGAGCGGTGCTCGTCGACGACGACGTGAGCGTGCTCAAGCGCAACGGGGACGACGGCGTCGTCCTCGGCTGCGGCAGCGTCGCAGGCACGGACGTCGAGCAGTTCCACGCCGCGTGGGACAGCGCGCTCGACGCGGCCGACTGCGACCGCGAGGACGTCGAGTTCGTCGCGACGGGCACCAGAAAAGCCGACGAGGCGGGGATGCTCGAAGCCGCCGAGGAGTGGGGACTCGGCGTCGTCGCCTTCGAGAAGGAGACGCTGACGGAGTTCGAAGGCCCCTCGCCCTCGCGCTCGAAGGAGCTCATCGGCTGGCCGGGCGTCGCGGAGTCGTCGGCCATCGCCGGCGGCCGGGAGCACGAGCTACTGGCCGAGAAGGCGCGCTACGACGAGGCCGTGACGGTGGCGGTCGGCCGATGA
- a CDS encoding precorrin-3B C(17)-methyltransferase: protein MSRANDDGETASTADATGERADYGTLYVVGIGPGLPHDMTQRAGEVIRRADTVIASNLYQEFLRKDGTLPPESAAVEGADDDGEIAGEVGTVLERPDGARQTLVRSSMGKQVELAREAFERVRAGEDVAHVSGGDPNVYGKSDLLFTMADAEDAADVPIEIVPGVTAALSGAANLGAPLSNDFCTISLSDKWRGWEEIEEKLRAAAVSGFVVVLYNCWRDYERAVAVLREERTDDAPAAIVNDAGRGAAGRNLDDETETITTLGELPEHSEEVGGMGSSIVVGTHETDVWKNDYREFLVTPRGGRDVEDF from the coding sequence ATGAGTCGAGCGAACGACGACGGCGAAACGGCCTCGACCGCGGACGCGACGGGCGAGCGAGCCGACTACGGGACGCTGTACGTCGTCGGCATCGGCCCTGGACTCCCCCACGACATGACCCAGCGGGCGGGCGAGGTCATCCGACGCGCCGACACCGTCATCGCGTCGAACCTATATCAGGAGTTCCTGCGGAAAGACGGGACGCTCCCGCCGGAATCGGCCGCCGTCGAGGGCGCGGACGACGACGGCGAGATCGCCGGCGAGGTGGGGACCGTTCTGGAGCGACCCGACGGCGCGCGACAGACGCTCGTCCGCTCCTCGATGGGCAAGCAGGTCGAACTCGCCCGCGAGGCGTTCGAGCGAGTCCGCGCCGGGGAAGACGTGGCGCACGTCTCCGGCGGCGACCCGAACGTCTACGGGAAGTCGGACCTGCTGTTCACGATGGCCGACGCCGAGGACGCCGCCGACGTCCCCATCGAGATCGTCCCCGGCGTCACCGCCGCGCTCTCGGGCGCGGCGAACCTCGGCGCGCCGCTGTCGAACGACTTCTGTACGATCTCGCTGTCCGATAAGTGGCGCGGCTGGGAGGAAATCGAGGAGAAGCTCCGAGCGGCGGCCGTCAGCGGCTTCGTCGTCGTGCTGTACAACTGCTGGCGCGACTACGAACGGGCGGTCGCGGTGTTGCGCGAGGAGCGGACCGACGACGCGCCCGCCGCCATCGTCAACGACGCCGGCCGCGGCGCGGCCGGCCGGAATCTCGACGACGAGACGGAGACAATCACGACGCTCGGCGAGCTGCCCGAGCACAGCGAGGAGGTCGGCGGCATGGGCTCGTCCATCGTCGTCGGCACCCACGAGACCGATGTCTGGAAGAACGACTACCGCGAGTTTCTCGTCACCCCGCGCGGCGGGCGTGACGTGGAGGATTTCTGA
- the cobJ gene encoding precorrin-3B C(17)-methyltransferase — protein MSTDDTTDASTGSESNCGGATDDASTESESKCGASASSPSSSTGSCGATDDRSDEEEVGATVDDFDADPGRLVAVGLGPGQPEGMTAKARSALSDAEHIVGYTTYVELLPDEIVEGAEDIYDTPMCGEVSRTEEAIDRALAGNSVAIIGSGDPNVYALAGLALEIVESKGATASMLDFDVVPGVPAAQSCAARVGAPLVNDTVSISLSDHLTDMPTIESRLHAAAKEGFTISVYNPWSRKRRDNYAKCCEILLEHRDPETPVGVVHAAGREDERVEIVELGDLPELGETDLVDMTTTLLVGNEDTYVWDDRMVTPRGYETKYDY, from the coding sequence ATGAGCACGGACGACACTACTGACGCGAGCACAGGGAGCGAATCGAACTGCGGCGGCGCGACCGACGACGCGAGTACCGAATCCGAGTCGAAGTGCGGGGCCTCGGCTTCGTCCCCCTCTTCGAGCACCGGGTCCTGTGGTGCGACCGACGACCGGTCCGACGAGGAGGAAGTCGGGGCCACCGTCGACGACTTCGACGCGGACCCCGGTCGACTCGTCGCCGTCGGACTCGGCCCGGGCCAGCCCGAGGGGATGACCGCGAAGGCCCGCTCGGCGCTTTCCGACGCCGAGCACATCGTCGGCTACACCACCTACGTCGAACTGCTCCCCGACGAGATCGTCGAGGGGGCCGAGGACATATACGACACGCCGATGTGCGGCGAGGTCTCCCGCACCGAGGAGGCCATCGATCGGGCGCTCGCGGGCAACAGCGTCGCCATCATCGGCAGCGGCGACCCGAACGTCTACGCGCTGGCCGGGCTCGCCCTCGAGATCGTCGAGTCGAAGGGCGCGACCGCGTCGATGCTCGACTTCGACGTGGTTCCGGGCGTCCCGGCAGCCCAGTCGTGCGCGGCCCGCGTCGGCGCGCCGCTGGTCAACGACACCGTCTCGATCTCGCTGTCGGACCACCTCACGGACATGCCGACCATCGAGTCGCGGCTCCACGCCGCGGCCAAGGAGGGATTCACCATCAGCGTCTACAACCCCTGGAGCCGCAAGCGACGGGACAACTACGCGAAGTGCTGCGAGATCCTGCTGGAACACCGCGACCCCGAGACGCCGGTCGGCGTCGTCCACGCCGCCGGCCGCGAGGACGAGCGCGTCGAGATCGTCGAACTCGGCGACCTGCCCGAGCTGGGCGAGACCGACCTCGTGGACATGACGACGACGCTGCTGGTCGGCAACGAGGACACGTACGTCTGGGACGACCGCATGGTGACCCCGCGCGGGTACGAGACGAAATACGATTACTGA
- a CDS encoding ferredoxin has product MYRVTIDREACDGVFACLVRDDRFVEGSAERSPADHSSGQRPREASEGLAALEVDDELTLAATFDDDRRADAEGAAAACPLDAISVEDATDDHTATVGVEEGEP; this is encoded by the coding sequence ATGTATCGAGTCACCATCGACCGCGAGGCCTGTGACGGCGTCTTCGCCTGTCTCGTCCGCGACGACCGGTTCGTGGAGGGCAGCGCGGAGCGAAGCCCCGCGGACCACTCGAGCGGGCAGCGCCCGCGAGAAGCCAGCGAGGGGCTGGCTGCCCTCGAAGTGGACGACGAACTGACCCTCGCGGCGACGTTCGACGACGACCGGCGAGCGGACGCCGAGGGGGCGGCCGCGGCCTGTCCGCTCGACGCCATCAGCGTCGAGGACGCGACGGACGACCACACCGCCACCGTCGGCGTCGAGGAGGGCGAGCCGTGA
- a CDS encoding cobalamin biosynthesis protein, with amino-acid sequence MSAETDAPNDMLAAHPETAYFWGRVAGDGDCEDGCVTVRTTDEAAADRLAAIAGAERTDRRTVERNYAHDTSITRREDEYTVQILGPLAERASGALGLPFDGESGGYRLDPLTEYDRELLRGLVEACGTVCFKSDDDAVGLSFVHEDGSLLSTVQSLLDGIPVTAPYGEPSEASSGHWFGVDDAAVPAVGDWLYEGSEETGLFAPSRRRKLRKSIERVR; translated from the coding sequence GTGAGCGCCGAGACCGACGCGCCGAACGACATGCTCGCGGCCCACCCCGAGACGGCGTACTTCTGGGGGCGCGTCGCCGGCGACGGCGACTGCGAGGACGGCTGTGTCACCGTGCGGACGACCGACGAGGCGGCGGCCGACCGGCTCGCGGCGATCGCGGGAGCCGAGCGGACCGACCGCCGGACGGTCGAGCGGAACTACGCCCACGACACGTCGATAACGCGTCGCGAAGACGAATACACCGTCCAAATCCTCGGTCCGCTCGCCGAACGCGCCAGCGGGGCGCTCGGCCTTCCGTTCGACGGCGAGTCCGGGGGGTATCGACTCGACCCGCTGACCGAGTACGACCGGGAGCTGCTCCGGGGCCTCGTCGAGGCCTGCGGGACGGTGTGTTTCAAATCGGACGACGACGCCGTCGGCCTCTCGTTCGTCCACGAGGACGGGTCTCTCCTCTCGACGGTACAGTCGCTGCTCGACGGGATTCCCGTGACCGCGCCGTACGGCGAGCCGTCCGAGGCGTCGTCGGGCCACTGGTTCGGCGTCGACGACGCGGCGGTCCCGGCCGTGGGCGATTGGCTGTACGAGGGGAGCGAAGAGACGGGGCTGTTCGCGCCCAGTCGGCGGCGCAAGCTCCGGAAGAGCATCGAGCGGGTCCGATGA
- a CDS encoding CbiX/SirB N-terminal domain-containing protein: MSEATAAPALDDEAILLAGHGSRRERSNEQVRELAAELEGRLGVPVDAAFLELAEPAIDDAIAGLAATVSRVTVVHLSLFAASHVKNDVPLAVAQARESNPDLTIHNGAHLGIHPALLDLLDDRAAAVEAELGVDRGTDEISVVVCARGSSDPDANADVHKLARLLYEGREFDRCEASFIGVTEPRLSETLHDVAKTRPDAVVVLPYMLGDGVLTGRIKEGAREFDGEYPYVDAAPGDPLGTDSRLLDVLGDRWQEARTGSVEMSCDTCKYKVELDGYEDDQGGARAMLRALTHQAEHADREDVADDPHVHDAPEKHVAVCTNQTCAADGAPAVLERLRQAARDSDRCDARITRSSCLGRCGEGPMAAVYPDGVWYGDLDEADAETVVSSHLDRDRIVSELVDQTL; encoded by the coding sequence ATGAGCGAAGCCACCGCCGCTCCCGCGCTCGACGACGAGGCGATCCTACTGGCCGGCCACGGGTCGCGCCGCGAGCGGTCCAACGAACAGGTTCGCGAGTTGGCCGCGGAACTCGAAGGCAGACTCGGCGTCCCGGTCGACGCGGCGTTCCTCGAACTCGCCGAACCGGCCATCGACGACGCTATCGCCGGACTCGCCGCGACCGTCTCGCGGGTGACGGTCGTCCACCTCTCGCTGTTCGCCGCCAGCCACGTCAAGAACGACGTCCCGCTGGCAGTCGCGCAGGCCCGTGAGTCCAACCCCGACCTGACGATCCACAACGGCGCGCATCTGGGTATCCACCCGGCGCTCCTGGACCTGCTCGACGACCGGGCGGCCGCCGTCGAAGCGGAACTGGGCGTCGACCGCGGGACGGACGAGATCTCCGTCGTCGTCTGTGCGCGGGGGTCGTCGGATCCGGACGCCAACGCCGACGTCCACAAGCTCGCCCGCCTGCTGTACGAGGGCCGCGAGTTCGACCGCTGCGAGGCGTCGTTCATCGGCGTCACCGAGCCGCGGCTCTCGGAGACGCTTCACGACGTCGCCAAGACGCGCCCCGACGCCGTCGTCGTCCTGCCGTACATGCTCGGCGACGGCGTGTTGACCGGGCGAATCAAGGAGGGCGCGCGAGAGTTCGACGGGGAGTACCCCTACGTCGACGCCGCGCCGGGCGACCCGCTCGGCACCGACTCGCGACTGCTGGACGTGCTCGGCGACCGCTGGCAGGAGGCCCGGACGGGCAGCGTCGAGATGTCCTGTGACACCTGTAAGTACAAGGTGGAACTCGACGGCTACGAGGATGATCAGGGCGGCGCGCGGGCGATGCTCCGGGCGCTGACCCACCAGGCCGAACACGCGGACCGCGAGGACGTGGCCGACGACCCGCACGTCCACGACGCCCCCGAGAAGCACGTCGCCGTCTGTACGAACCAGACCTGCGCCGCCGACGGCGCGCCCGCGGTCCTCGAACGACTGCGGCAGGCCGCCCGCGACAGCGACCGGTGCGACGCCCGAATCACGCGGTCGTCCTGTCTGGGCCGCTGCGGCGAGGGACCGATGGCCGCCGTCTACCCCGACGGCGTCTGGTACGGCGACCTCGACGAGGCGGACGCCGAGACCGTCGTCTCGTCGCACCTCGACCGCGACCGCATCGTGAGCGAACTGGTCGACCAGACGCTGTGA